In one window of Astyanax mexicanus isolate ESR-SI-001 chromosome 18, AstMex3_surface, whole genome shotgun sequence DNA:
- the spsb4b gene encoding SPRY domain-containing SOCS box protein 4b, whose translation MGQRLSAVVKSTAEEERGGPGVALAFRPAFLPLRGRGRLLSPRLELLLDMPPVGVASQLQHAWNPNDRSLNLFIKDEDKLTFHRHPVAQSTDCARGRVGYVRGLHAWTIRWPIRQRGTHAVIGVATSLAPLHAVGYTALVGSDAESWGWDLGRGKLYHDRKSQTGQPPSYPLPEEDDDDEGVFSVPEEVLVVLDMDEGTLGFCADGRFLGMAFRGLKGMKLYPIVSAVWGHCEVTMTYVNGLDPEPLPLMELCRRAARQALGRHRIHHIQSLPLPQTLKNYLQYQ comes from the exons aTGGGGCAGAGACTCTCGGCCGTGGTGAAGTCGACGGCGGAGGAGGAGCGCGGGGGTCCGGGGGTCGCTCTGGCCTTTCGCCCGGCGTTCCTGCCTCTCAGGGGCCGCGGCCGCTTGCTCTCCCCCCGCCTCGAGCTGCTGCTGGACATGCCTCCGGTGGGCGTGGCCAGCCAGCTTCAACACGCCTGGAACCCGAACGACCGCTCgcttaatttattcattaaagACGAAGATAAACTGACGTTTCATCGCCACCCGGTGGCCCAAAGCACGGACTGCGCCCGAGGACGAGTCGGGTATGTACGGGGTCTTCACGCCTGGACCATCCGCTGGCCCATCCGCCAGCGCGGCACTCATGCAGTAATAGGGGTCGCGACCTCTCTGGCGCCGCTGCACGCGGTCGGGTACACTGCTCTGGTCGGCAGCGATGCCGAATCCTGGGGGTGGGATTTGGGCCGGGGGAAACTTTACCACGACAGAAAGAGCCAAACCGGACAGCCGCCATCGTACCCTCTGCCTGAGGAAGATGATGACGATGAAGGCGTGTTCTCGGTGCCAGAGGAGGTGCTGGTGGTGTTGGACATGGATGAGGGTACGCTGGGGTTCTGCGCAGATGGACGCTTCCTGGGCATGGCCTTTCGTGGGCTGAAAGGGATGAAGCTATATCCGATCGTCAGTGCTGTGTGGGGTCACTGTGAGGTCACCATGACCTACGTCAACGGCCTGGACC CCGAGCCTCTTCCGTTGATGGAGCTGTGCAGGAGAGCAGCCCGGCAGGCTCTGGGCCGCCACCGCATCCACCACATCCAATCACTGCCTCTCCCACAGACGCTGAAAAACTACCTGCAGTACCAGTGA